A genomic segment from Candidatus Binatia bacterium encodes:
- a CDS encoding GlsB/YeaQ/YmgE family stress response membrane protein, which translates to MNILWTIIIGLVIGALAKLIMPGRDGGGILMTIILGIAGSLLAGFIGRSMGLYDRGEGAGIIASIIGAVLLLAIYRAITHNRHRSLPV; encoded by the coding sequence ATGAACATTCTCTGGACCATCATCATCGGATTGGTCATTGGCGCTCTCGCCAAGCTGATCATGCCGGGCCGCGATGGCGGCGGCATCTTGATGACGATCATCCTCGGTATCGCCGGATCCCTTCTCGCGGGATTCATCGGCCGCTCCATGGGCCTCTATGACCGCGGCGAAGGAGCCGGGATCATCGCCTCGATCATCGGCGCCGTCCTGCTGCTCGCGATCTACCGCGCGATCACGCACAACCGGCACCGGAGCCTCCCTGTGTAG
- a CDS encoding septal ring lytic transglycosylase RlpA family protein, whose product MSRPVARLDSTPVSAELAILPTPVPDLEGADISTEPQDAPAPRPLRAHARGQVGTASFYDTSFNGQTTASGDTYDDAKLTAAHRTLGFGTRVRVTNLENRRSIVVTVNDRGPFVGGRVIDLSRRAARALDFVEDGTTRVRIQPL is encoded by the coding sequence GTGTCCCGACCCGTCGCCCGGCTGGATTCGACGCCGGTTTCCGCCGAGCTCGCGATCCTGCCGACGCCCGTTCCCGACCTGGAAGGAGCTGATATTTCGACCGAGCCCCAGGACGCCCCTGCGCCCAGGCCTCTTCGGGCCCATGCGCGGGGTCAGGTCGGAACCGCTTCCTTCTACGACACCTCGTTCAACGGCCAGACCACGGCCAGCGGGGACACGTACGACGACGCCAAGCTGACCGCGGCCCATCGCACCCTGGGGTTCGGAACACGAGTCCGCGTGACCAACCTCGAGAATCGCCGCTCGATCGTGGTCACCGTGAACGACCGGGGCCCCTTCGTCGGCGGCCGCGTCATCGACCTCTCGCGCCGCGCCGCGCGCGCGCTGGACTTCGTCGAGGACGGCACGACCCGGGTCCGGATCCAGCCTCTCTAG
- a CDS encoding right-handed parallel beta-helix repeat-containing protein: protein MLSPRRAHSKLVALAPALVLALAAGAPPSFALTLHVGPGKSYATVRAAAEAALPGDVVLIDAGVYGGDVATWKSDNVTVRAVGGRAHMKADGAQEGGKAIWVVQGRNFTAEGIEFSGAKVPDQNGAGIRSETPGTLILRDCYFHDNEEGILGGADSMVIENCVFDRNGQGDGRTHNIYASGRSFTLRGSTVKRAVIGHNVKTRAKNNYILYNRILDEASGTTSYEVDVPDCGRTYLIGNVIEQGPKSENATIISYGAESASNVQDLYVVNNTIVNDRQDGTFLQIRDGTRALVLNNIFYGPGTPWAGGRVVESRNYVDSSMRNGPGFADPRLFDYRLTGSSPAEIVDAGGPVGLSITGFDLTPKSQCGDDARVRARGQAGALDIGAFEREPAKP from the coding sequence ATGCTCTCGCCCCGCCGTGCCCATTCCAAGCTCGTCGCGCTGGCCCCGGCCCTCGTCCTGGCCCTGGCCGCCGGCGCACCGCCCTCGTTCGCCCTCACCCTGCACGTCGGTCCCGGAAAGTCCTACGCCACCGTCCGCGCCGCGGCCGAAGCCGCGCTGCCCGGGGACGTGGTCCTGATCGACGCCGGGGTCTACGGCGGCGACGTGGCCACCTGGAAATCGGACAACGTCACGGTCCGCGCGGTCGGCGGACGGGCCCACATGAAGGCCGACGGGGCCCAGGAGGGGGGGAAGGCGATCTGGGTGGTGCAGGGACGGAACTTCACCGCGGAGGGGATCGAGTTCTCCGGGGCGAAGGTCCCCGACCAGAACGGCGCCGGCATCCGTTCCGAGACTCCGGGAACGCTGATCCTCCGCGACTGCTACTTCCACGACAACGAAGAGGGCATCCTGGGCGGCGCCGATTCCATGGTCATCGAGAATTGCGTCTTTGACCGGAACGGCCAGGGCGACGGCCGCACCCACAACATCTACGCCTCCGGCCGCTCCTTCACGCTTCGTGGCTCGACCGTGAAGCGCGCGGTGATCGGCCACAACGTGAAGACCCGCGCGAAGAACAACTACATCCTCTACAACCGCATCCTGGATGAGGCGAGCGGCACGACGAGCTACGAGGTGGACGTGCCCGACTGCGGGCGCACCTATCTCATCGGCAACGTGATCGAGCAGGGGCCGAAATCGGAGAACGCCACGATCATCTCGTACGGAGCCGAGAGCGCGTCGAACGTGCAGGACCTGTACGTCGTGAACAACACGATCGTGAACGATCGCCAGGACGGGACGTTCCTCCAGATCCGCGACGGGACCAGGGCGCTCGTGCTGAACAACATCTTCTACGGCCCCGGGACCCCCTGGGCGGGCGGACGCGTGGTGGAGAGCCGGAACTACGTGGATTCGTCCATGCGGAACGGCCCCGGCTTCGCTGATCCGCGCCTGTTCGACTACCGGCTGACCGGGTCCTCCCCCGCCGAGATCGTGGACGCGGGGGGGCCGGTGGGCCTCTCCATCACCGGCTTCGACCTGACCCCCAAGAGCCAGTGCGGCGACGATGCGCGCGTGCGCGCACGTGGCCAGGCCGGCGCGCTGGATATCGGGGCCTTCGAGCGGGAACCCGCGAAGCCCTAG
- a CDS encoding DinB family protein, producing the protein MDRDAPLREQIARLLAWEDAHAGFDAAVGGIDPKHRGAVPQGMPHSPWQLLEHLRLAQRDILEFCTAPKYREMKWPEDYWPKSAAPESDAAWDRSVAAFHADLEALAAMARDPSVELFGRVPNGTGQTYLREFLVVADHNAYHIGQLVLVRRALGIWGRG; encoded by the coding sequence ATGGACAGGGACGCTCCGCTTCGCGAGCAGATCGCCCGGCTCCTCGCCTGGGAGGACGCGCACGCCGGGTTCGACGCCGCCGTCGGCGGAATCGACCCGAAGCATCGAGGGGCCGTACCGCAGGGAATGCCCCACTCGCCGTGGCAGCTCCTGGAGCACCTCAGGCTGGCGCAGCGCGACATCCTCGAGTTCTGCACGGCCCCGAAGTACCGGGAGATGAAGTGGCCGGAGGACTACTGGCCAAAGTCGGCCGCTCCCGAGTCGGACGCCGCGTGGGACCGGAGCGTCGCCGCATTCCATGCCGATCTCGAAGCGCTCGCGGCGATGGCCCGCGACCCCTCCGTCGAACTCTTCGGCCGCGTTCCGAACGGAACCGGCCAGACCTACCTGCGGGAGTTCCTCGTCGTGGCCGACCACAACGCCTACCACATCGGACAGCTCGTCCTGGTCCGGCGCGCGCTCGGAATCTGGGGGCGGGGCTAG
- a CDS encoding TIGR00730 family Rossman fold protein, translating to MTTSPEPSSAGGDDPLLAYRDPAFLDSEAARPIRIISEYLAPLDAFCRECVSDTIVFFGSARIAPDGPMGRYYAEARELARLVTEWSQSLESPGHRYIVCSGGGPGIMEAANRGARDAGGRTVGLNIGLPHEQRPNPYITPELSFEFHYFFMRKLWFAHLARAMVVFPGGFGTLDETFEMLTLSQTRKLDRSLPVLLYGSSYWKELIRFEALVRYGMIDRGDLDLFVFVDDPREALDILRQRLGEEKKPPAPAFADSTTPESPVPTPPRGPRR from the coding sequence GTGACGACCTCACCGGAACCATCGAGCGCCGGCGGCGACGATCCGCTTCTCGCCTACCGCGACCCCGCATTCCTCGACAGCGAAGCCGCCCGGCCGATCCGGATCATCTCGGAGTACCTGGCCCCCCTGGACGCGTTCTGCCGTGAGTGCGTGAGCGACACCATCGTCTTCTTCGGCTCGGCGCGGATCGCCCCGGACGGCCCCATGGGACGCTATTACGCCGAGGCCCGCGAGCTGGCGCGTCTCGTGACCGAGTGGTCGCAGAGCCTGGAATCCCCGGGCCATCGCTACATCGTCTGCTCCGGCGGGGGGCCCGGGATCATGGAGGCGGCCAACCGCGGCGCCCGGGACGCCGGCGGACGAACCGTCGGCCTCAACATCGGACTCCCTCACGAGCAGCGGCCGAACCCCTACATCACGCCGGAGCTCAGCTTCGAATTCCACTACTTCTTCATGCGCAAGCTCTGGTTCGCGCACCTGGCGCGGGCCATGGTCGTCTTTCCCGGCGGCTTCGGCACCCTGGACGAAACGTTCGAGATGCTCACGCTGTCTCAAACACGAAAGCTCGACCGCTCGCTGCCGGTGTTGCTGTATGGCTCGAGCTACTGGAAGGAGCTGATCCGGTTCGAGGCGCTGGTCCGGTATGGGATGATCGACCGGGGCGACCTCGACCTGTTCGTGTTCGTGGACGACCCGCGCGAGGCGCTCGACATCCTGCGCCAGCGCCTGGGCGAGGAGAAGAAGCCCCCGGCTCCGGCCTTCGCCGACTCGACCACGCCGGAGAGCCCCGTGCCGACACCGCCTCGAGGCCCGCGCCGTTGA
- a CDS encoding tetratricopeptide repeat protein encodes MPAHGPRRRDRSQRQAAPRRAGEPSSPWRFGALAAALFVTVLAVYAGAFRHDFVRWDDPTYVGENPLVLGRQAGPLLTAVVARNFHPVTMLSLALNASQPLSPRPFLVTNVLLHALNTGLVFWLALLLLRRRVLPAFFVALLFAVHPMHVESVAWVSERKDVLYSLFFLSAAIAYWKYLETRRRAWIAVTFGLFLLSCFSKAVAVVFPAVMVLLDYWKRRNILERRALLEKAPFLAASVLFGLIAVDVQAGGDLHGILKPVGERMRALPATNPFPLLQRVAFPAYGHLQYLVKLFVPLRLSAFYRYPASVAESSRPEYAAGIVVLLATVAVFLVSVRRWRIVAFGLGWYFATLLPVMQWLPVGEAIMADRYTYLPYFGLFLILVAGVAAAAERLPALRVPLWSVCGLFALFLMARTLHQVETWKDTDALWSNVIRNDPRADKAYAARANFRGREGRVAEALSDLQIARGLNPRRGEVYEDLGNAYGSLGRPDSAVLFFGEALRIDPTLGHTYYNRAIAYLRLGRPREALSDLAQAESLMPGETASLHFPRGNAFLSLGDDVHAVEEFGRAIEAREGGADAYANRGLARLRLGDKDGAGSDFREALRIDPNHAEAQAQLLRLAPKAP; translated from the coding sequence GTGCCGGCGCATGGTCCCAGACGCCGGGACCGTTCGCAGCGCCAAGCGGCGCCGCGTCGCGCGGGAGAACCCTCGAGCCCGTGGCGGTTCGGCGCCCTGGCGGCCGCGCTCTTCGTCACCGTCCTGGCCGTCTACGCAGGCGCGTTCCGCCACGATTTCGTGCGATGGGACGACCCGACCTACGTGGGGGAGAACCCGCTCGTCCTCGGCCGACAGGCGGGGCCGCTCCTGACCGCGGTCGTGGCTCGGAACTTCCATCCGGTGACGATGCTCTCGCTGGCGCTCAACGCATCACAGCCTCTGTCGCCGCGTCCGTTTCTGGTGACGAACGTTCTCCTGCACGCGCTGAACACGGGACTGGTCTTCTGGCTCGCGCTGCTCCTCCTTCGCCGGAGGGTGCTCCCCGCGTTCTTCGTCGCGCTTCTCTTTGCCGTCCATCCGATGCACGTCGAATCGGTGGCCTGGGTTTCCGAGCGCAAGGACGTGCTCTACTCGCTCTTCTTTCTCTCCGCGGCGATCGCCTACTGGAAGTACCTCGAAACGCGGCGCAGGGCCTGGATTGCCGTCACCTTCGGCCTTTTCCTGCTCTCCTGCTTTTCCAAGGCCGTTGCCGTCGTGTTCCCCGCGGTCATGGTCCTCCTCGACTATTGGAAGCGGCGGAACATCCTGGAGCGGCGCGCGCTGCTCGAGAAAGCCCCGTTTCTCGCGGCCTCCGTCCTCTTCGGTCTGATCGCGGTCGACGTGCAGGCGGGGGGTGACCTCCACGGGATCCTGAAACCGGTGGGCGAGCGGATGCGGGCCCTGCCCGCGACGAATCCCTTCCCGCTCCTCCAGCGCGTGGCGTTTCCGGCCTATGGACATCTCCAGTATCTCGTGAAGCTGTTCGTCCCTCTCCGGCTCAGCGCGTTCTATCGCTACCCCGCCTCGGTCGCGGAGTCCTCTCGACCGGAGTACGCTGCCGGAATCGTGGTGCTTCTGGCGACCGTCGCGGTGTTCCTCGTGAGCGTTCGCCGTTGGCGAATCGTCGCCTTCGGCCTGGGCTGGTACTTCGCGACCCTCCTGCCCGTGATGCAATGGCTCCCCGTGGGCGAGGCGATCATGGCGGATCGGTACACCTACCTTCCCTATTTCGGTCTCTTCCTTATACTGGTCGCCGGCGTCGCCGCCGCGGCCGAGCGGCTCCCGGCACTCCGCGTTCCCCTGTGGTCGGTGTGCGGTCTCTTCGCGTTGTTCCTGATGGCGCGGACCCTGCACCAGGTGGAAACCTGGAAGGACACGGATGCCTTGTGGAGCAACGTGATCCGGAACGACCCGCGCGCCGACAAGGCCTACGCCGCCCGGGCGAACTTCCGCGGACGCGAGGGGCGGGTGGCCGAGGCGCTGAGCGATCTCCAGATCGCCCGAGGCCTGAATCCACGGCGAGGCGAGGTCTACGAGGATCTTGGAAATGCGTACGGCTCGCTGGGACGGCCCGACTCCGCCGTCCTGTTCTTTGGAGAAGCGCTGCGCATCGACCCGACGCTGGGCCACACCTACTACAACCGCGCCATTGCGTACCTGCGTCTGGGCAGGCCCAGGGAAGCGTTGTCCGATCTCGCCCAGGCGGAATCGCTCATGCCCGGCGAGACCGCCTCACTCCACTTTCCGCGCGGCAATGCCTTCCTGAGCCTCGGCGACGACGTGCATGCGGTCGAAGAGTTCGGACGCGCCATCGAGGCGCGCGAGGGAGGTGCCGATGCCTACGCCAACCGGGGCCTGGCCCGCTTGCGCCTCGGTGACAAAGACGGTGCCGGATCCGATTTCCGTGAAGCCCTTCGGATCGATCCCAACCACGCCGAAGCCCAAGCCCAGCTGCTGCGGCTGGCGCCGAAAGCGCCGTGA
- a CDS encoding protein kinase has product MNLTPGTRLGAYEIGGLIGSGGMGEVYRARDTRLERTVAIKVLQGDLALSPETRQRFDREARIISSLNHPHICTLYDVGHQDGMDYLIMEYLEGESLADRLQRGALPLPEITKIGMEIADALDRAHRQGLVHRDLKPGNIVLTKGGAKLLDFGLARMTGLEEAPRSLSSPTMSRPLTAEGTIVGTFQYMAPEQLEGAEADARSDIFSFGSVLYEMASGRRAFEGKSQASLIAAILRETPAPISSIRDVIPPAVERVILRCLEKNPDDRYQTARDVLLDLKWAAEAGSRAGIPAPVAARRKHRERLAWSLAGAGLAAALLLGGFTVMNRPPEPVPLRFFAPTPKGIILNDTPKVSPDGRYVAYNASDSTGRSCIWIRPLGSLAAEPLAGTDGARRPFWSPDSRYLGFMQEAKLRKIVVQGGPPQTICDSQSAGDGTWNRNGIILFDGSPTDSIRMVSAGGGTPTAATTIDHVHGEVGSAWPHFLPDGRHFLFLGLSSRPDATTLKVGDIRSSKVVTLAHGNFSRIEYVAPGYLLFARDRSLLAQPFDTRALRFTGDPFPVVDDVAVGGGVGSNADFSSSRSTLVFRGGAAGRKMKLLWADRSGKVLQAFGAPGDYFGLSVAPDGRRVASSFGDDNADVWVVDPARDVNTRLTFDPGNDFSPCWSPDGSRIVFTSDRIAPTGIYMKLASGAGAESLRFRLPNRASICGWSRDGRFMIGLTRQPTTTWDVWVFPLDGSRAPYPFISGPAADVEPAISPDGHWISYSSNESGRWEIYMQPLDGSGGKLQVSNQGGRDAHWRADGREIFYVAPTGFITAVDVTLGPTLSLGTPRPLFRYTLDQLDPNGHYFDVSADGQRFLIRRAMDAVDAPVTTVFVNWLPKR; this is encoded by the coding sequence ATGAACCTCACACCGGGAACACGCCTCGGCGCCTACGAGATCGGCGGCCTGATCGGCAGCGGCGGCATGGGCGAGGTCTACCGCGCCCGCGACACGCGGCTGGAGCGCACGGTGGCGATCAAGGTGCTGCAGGGGGATCTCGCGCTCAGCCCCGAGACGCGGCAGCGCTTCGACCGCGAGGCGCGCATCATCTCGAGCCTCAACCACCCGCACATCTGCACGCTCTACGACGTCGGGCACCAGGACGGGATGGACTACCTCATCATGGAGTATCTCGAAGGGGAATCGCTGGCCGACCGTCTCCAGCGCGGCGCGCTGCCCCTGCCCGAGATCACGAAGATCGGCATGGAGATCGCCGACGCGCTCGACCGCGCGCATCGCCAGGGTCTGGTCCATCGCGACCTGAAGCCCGGGAACATCGTCCTCACGAAGGGCGGAGCCAAGCTCCTCGATTTCGGGCTCGCGCGGATGACCGGCCTGGAAGAGGCGCCCCGCAGCCTCTCCTCGCCGACGATGAGCCGCCCGCTCACCGCCGAGGGGACGATCGTCGGGACGTTTCAGTACATGGCTCCCGAGCAGCTCGAGGGGGCGGAGGCCGACGCGCGGAGCGACATCTTCTCGTTCGGCTCGGTGCTCTACGAGATGGCGTCGGGGCGGCGCGCGTTCGAGGGGAAGAGCCAGGCCAGCCTGATCGCGGCGATCCTGCGCGAGACCCCCGCGCCGATCTCCTCGATCCGCGACGTGATCCCGCCCGCGGTGGAGCGCGTCATCCTGCGCTGCCTGGAGAAGAACCCGGACGACCGCTATCAGACCGCGCGCGACGTGCTGCTCGATCTCAAGTGGGCCGCCGAAGCGGGCTCGCGCGCGGGCATCCCCGCGCCCGTCGCGGCGCGGCGGAAGCATCGCGAGCGGCTGGCCTGGTCCCTGGCCGGCGCGGGGCTGGCCGCGGCGCTCCTTCTCGGCGGATTCACCGTGATGAACCGCCCGCCCGAACCCGTGCCGCTCCGCTTCTTCGCGCCGACGCCGAAAGGGATCATTCTCAACGATACGCCCAAGGTCTCGCCCGACGGCCGCTATGTGGCGTACAACGCCTCCGATTCGACAGGGCGATCGTGCATCTGGATCCGTCCCCTGGGATCGCTGGCCGCGGAGCCGCTCGCCGGAACCGACGGCGCCCGGCGCCCCTTCTGGTCTCCCGACAGCCGCTATCTCGGATTCATGCAGGAAGCGAAGCTCCGCAAGATCGTCGTTCAGGGCGGGCCGCCCCAGACGATCTGCGACTCGCAGAGCGCGGGAGACGGCACGTGGAACCGAAACGGGATCATTCTCTTCGACGGGAGCCCCACCGACTCGATCCGGATGGTGAGCGCGGGGGGGGGAACTCCCACCGCGGCCACCACGATCGACCACGTCCACGGCGAGGTCGGCAGCGCATGGCCCCACTTCCTTCCGGACGGACGCCATTTCCTCTTCCTGGGACTCTCCAGCCGTCCCGACGCCACCACGCTCAAGGTCGGCGACATCCGATCGAGCAAGGTGGTAACCCTGGCGCACGGCAACTTCTCACGAATCGAGTACGTGGCGCCCGGCTATCTCCTGTTCGCCCGGGACCGTTCGCTCCTGGCCCAGCCCTTCGACACGCGAGCGCTCCGGTTCACGGGCGACCCGTTCCCCGTGGTGGACGACGTGGCGGTGGGAGGGGGCGTGGGATCGAACGCGGACTTCTCCTCGTCCCGCTCGACGCTCGTGTTCCGGGGCGGGGCCGCCGGCCGGAAAATGAAGCTCCTCTGGGCCGATCGGAGCGGGAAGGTGCTTCAGGCCTTCGGGGCTCCGGGCGACTATTTCGGCTTGTCGGTCGCCCCTGACGGACGGCGCGTCGCCTCCAGCTTCGGCGATGACAACGCCGACGTGTGGGTGGTGGATCCCGCTCGCGACGTCAACACGCGCCTCACGTTCGACCCCGGGAACGACTTTTCGCCGTGCTGGTCCCCGGACGGCTCCCGCATCGTCTTCACATCGGACCGGATCGCGCCTACCGGGATCTACATGAAGCTGGCCTCGGGGGCGGGAGCCGAGTCGCTGCGGTTCCGCCTTCCCAACCGCGCCAGCATCTGCGGCTGGTCCCGCGACGGCCGGTTCATGATCGGGCTCACGCGGCAGCCAACCACGACCTGGGACGTCTGGGTGTTCCCTCTGGACGGATCACGCGCGCCGTATCCGTTCATCAGCGGGCCGGCCGCCGACGTGGAGCCCGCGATCTCACCGGACGGGCACTGGATCAGCTACAGCTCGAACGAATCGGGCCGCTGGGAGATCTACATGCAGCCGCTGGACGGCTCGGGCGGGAAGCTCCAGGTCTCGAATCAGGGGGGCCGGGACGCGCACTGGCGCGCGGACGGCCGCGAGATCTTCTACGTCGCGCCGACCGGTTTCATCACGGCCGTGGACGTCACGCTGGGACCGACGCTCTCCCTGGGAACGCCTCGTCCGCTCTTCCGCTACACCTTGGATCAGCTCGATCCGAATGGGCACTACTTCGACGTATCCGCGGACGGACAGCGGTTCCTGATCCGGCGGGCGATGGACGCGGTGGACGCGCCCGTCACCACGGTCTTCGTGAACTGGCTTCCGAAACGCTGA
- a CDS encoding tetratricopeptide repeat protein, translating into MSPARKRRGGAPPRRAASAGPPAGADRGERPPDRRGERPANRRPPGADRAWLPWLLGILALTFLVYLPALDNQFTDWDDNFYVTENPLVSHPDAGAILTTPVAGNWHPLTIASFAMNYQEAKLDPRAYHWTSVLLHLANTALVFFFVRALARGRRWTPLAAAALFGIHPMHVESVAWVAERKDVLYAFFYLAGLIAYLRHVDHKRPAWLAAALVLFVLSCASKPAAVVFPLTLLAIDWFRKRRFTRGVWLEKAPFFLVALIDGVVTLQIQRSSGAITEHWGPFQKLLFAAYGLVMYVVKLFVPVRLSAIYPYPSLAPGAIGPEYYVTLFIAALGIPALLWLFRRSRVVLFGFAFYLINVLLVLQFFSIGGAVMADRYTYVAYVGLFVALAWWLDEPRERLAPAARAAVAAIVLALIPVSAYASYKRADVWQNAETLWNDTIGKYPGRIADAYNNRGFYYYNEGKRYDAALADFDQAIALNPNVAKVWVNKGNVLAAMGRNDSSLVAFDRAIALKPDFADAWNNRGALKLQMGNLAGTIADCSRAIELDPRHRDAFANRSLAYVQSGQFDKAIPDSRRAVELQPGRPDNYLQLGTIAFALSRLGRYGEAVATFDETIRQAPPDESRMAAYFLYRSAAKEGAGDKAGALADAREAERRGLRVDPAYLKKLGG; encoded by the coding sequence ATGAGTCCCGCCCGGAAGCGGAGAGGTGGAGCGCCGCCGCGAAGAGCGGCCTCCGCGGGGCCGCCCGCGGGCGCCGACCGCGGGGAGCGCCCGCCCGATCGTCGCGGGGAGCGCCCGGCCAATCGCCGCCCGCCCGGAGCCGACCGCGCGTGGCTCCCCTGGCTTCTCGGCATCCTGGCGCTCACGTTCCTCGTCTACCTGCCCGCTCTGGACAACCAGTTCACCGACTGGGACGACAACTTCTACGTGACCGAGAATCCGCTGGTGTCGCACCCCGACGCCGGCGCGATCCTCACGACGCCGGTCGCCGGGAACTGGCATCCGCTGACGATCGCGTCGTTCGCGATGAACTACCAGGAGGCGAAGCTCGACCCCAGGGCCTACCACTGGACGAGCGTGCTGCTGCACCTGGCCAACACGGCCCTGGTCTTCTTCTTCGTCCGGGCGCTCGCCCGGGGGCGGCGCTGGACCCCGCTCGCCGCCGCCGCGCTGTTCGGCATCCACCCGATGCACGTGGAATCGGTGGCGTGGGTGGCCGAGCGGAAGGACGTCCTCTACGCCTTCTTCTACCTGGCGGGATTGATCGCATATCTGCGCCATGTGGACCATAAGCGGCCGGCGTGGCTGGCGGCGGCGCTCGTCCTGTTCGTGCTGTCCTGCGCCTCGAAACCCGCGGCGGTCGTCTTCCCGCTCACGCTGCTCGCCATCGACTGGTTCCGGAAGCGCCGCTTCACCCGCGGCGTGTGGCTGGAGAAGGCGCCCTTCTTCCTGGTCGCGCTGATCGACGGCGTCGTCACGCTCCAGATCCAGAGGTCGAGCGGCGCGATCACCGAGCACTGGGGGCCGTTCCAGAAGCTGCTCTTCGCCGCCTACGGACTCGTGATGTACGTGGTGAAGCTGTTCGTCCCGGTGCGCCTCTCGGCCATCTATCCCTATCCGAGCCTCGCGCCCGGCGCGATCGGCCCCGAGTACTACGTGACGCTGTTCATCGCGGCGCTCGGGATCCCCGCGCTCCTCTGGCTCTTCCGGAGGAGCCGCGTCGTTCTGTTCGGATTCGCGTTCTACCTGATCAACGTCCTCCTGGTCCTCCAGTTCTTCTCGATCGGGGGCGCGGTCATGGCGGACCGCTACACGTACGTGGCCTACGTGGGCCTCTTCGTGGCGCTCGCGTGGTGGCTGGACGAGCCCCGGGAGCGGCTCGCGCCCGCCGCGCGGGCGGCCGTCGCCGCGATCGTCCTGGCCCTAATTCCCGTGTCGGCGTACGCGTCCTACAAGCGCGCCGACGTGTGGCAGAATGCCGAGACGCTCTGGAACGACACCATCGGCAAGTACCCGGGGCGGATCGCCGACGCCTACAACAACCGGGGCTTCTACTACTACAACGAGGGGAAGCGCTACGACGCGGCGCTCGCCGATTTCGACCAGGCGATCGCGCTGAACCCCAACGTGGCCAAGGTGTGGGTGAACAAGGGGAACGTGCTGGCGGCGATGGGACGGAACGACTCGTCGCTCGTGGCCTTCGACCGGGCCATCGCCTTGAAGCCCGACTTCGCCGACGCCTGGAACAACCGCGGCGCCCTGAAGCTTCAGATGGGAAACCTCGCCGGAACCATCGCCGACTGCTCGCGCGCGATCGAGCTGGACCCCCGCCACCGCGACGCGTTCGCCAACCGCTCCCTGGCCTACGTCCAGTCGGGCCAGTTCGACAAGGCGATCCCCGACAGCCGGCGCGCGGTGGAGCTCCAGCCCGGGCGTCCGGACAACTACCTCCAGCTCGGGACCATCGCCTTCGCGCTGTCGCGTCTCGGGCGCTACGGCGAAGCCGTCGCCACCTTCGACGAGACGATCCGCCAGGCGCCCCCCGACGAGTCGCGGATGGCAGCCTACTTCCTCTACCGGAGCGCGGCGAAAGAGGGGGCGGGGGACAAGGCGGGAGCGCTGGCCGACGCGCGCGAGGCGGAGCGGCGCGGGTTGCGCGTCGACCCCGCCTATCTGAAGAAGCTCGGCGGATGA
- a CDS encoding glycosyltransferase family 2 protein encodes MPPASKVVVVMPAYNAEATLRKTYEEVMAQGVVDLVIVVDDRSRDATVAVARALPGVQVVVHERNLGYGGNQKTCYRAALEAGGDIVIMVHPDYQYTPKLIPAMVAMIRSGLYDCVVASRILGGYALKGGMPLWRYVANRGLTLVGNLFMGAKLSEYHSGYRAFSRRVLESLPLDRNSDDFVFDNQMLAQVIWAGFLVAEVSCPTRYAADASSINFARSIRYGFGCVGTAIEFALARWGIARSAHFPPPLRGRARTQAEPARA; translated from the coding sequence GTGCCCCCCGCCTCCAAGGTCGTCGTCGTCATGCCCGCGTACAACGCCGAAGCCACCCTCCGGAAGACCTACGAGGAGGTGATGGCCCAGGGGGTCGTGGATCTCGTGATCGTGGTGGACGATCGGAGCCGCGACGCCACGGTGGCGGTGGCCCGCGCCCTTCCCGGGGTCCAGGTGGTGGTGCATGAGCGGAACCTGGGCTACGGCGGGAACCAGAAGACCTGCTACCGGGCGGCGCTGGAGGCGGGCGGCGACATCGTCATCATGGTCCATCCCGACTACCAGTACACCCCGAAGCTCATCCCCGCGATGGTCGCCATGATCCGTTCGGGGCTCTACGACTGCGTGGTGGCCTCGCGCATCCTGGGCGGCTACGCGCTCAAGGGGGGGATGCCGCTCTGGCGCTACGTAGCCAATCGCGGCCTCACGCTGGTCGGCAACCTCTTCATGGGGGCGAAGCTCTCCGAGTACCACAGCGGCTACCGCGCCTTCTCGCGCCGCGTGCTCGAGTCGCTGCCGCTGGATCGGAACTCCGACGATTTCGTCTTCGACAACCAGATGCTGGCGCAGGTGATCTGGGCCGGCTTCCTGGTGGCCGAGGTCTCCTGCCCCACCCGCTACGCCGCCGACGCCTCGTCGATCAACTTCGCGCGGAGCATCCGATACGGCTTCGGCTGCGTCGGGACGGCGATCGAATTCGCCCTGGCGCGCTGGGGGATCGCCCGCTCGGCCCACTTCCCGCCGCCCCTGCGCGGCCGCGCGCGGACCCAGGCGGAACCCGCGAGGGCATGA